CCGCGCCGGCCCAGTCACGCTCGGGGCGTGGTTCTGGCCTCCGGCTTCGAACTCGGCTGCGTCATCGTCGATACCTCCAGCAACGGCATGAAGCTTCGGCTCGACCGCCAGATGGCCCTGCCCTCGCCCGTCATCGTCGTCGATATCGCCGCCGGCACCGCCTGCGAGGCCGACACGGCCTGGACAAAAGGCGCCGAGACCGGCCTCAAATGCCGCAACCAGACCTCCCTGCGCGGCCTGGTCCCCGCCCGTCTCGCCGCCGCGCGAGACGCCTGGCGCCGTGCGGGCGGGCGCTAGAGTTTCAAACTCTCCGCCAGAAACGCCGTGATCCG
The genomic region above belongs to Brevundimonas goettingensis and contains:
- a CDS encoding PilZ domain-containing protein; the protein is MTIQQEDRRLEPRRPSHARGVVLASGFELGCVIVDTSSNGMKLRLDRQMALPSPVIVVDIAAGTACEADTAWTKGAETGLKCRNQTSLRGLVPARLAAARDAWRRAGGR